The following are encoded in a window of Tessaracoccus flavescens genomic DNA:
- a CDS encoding tyrosine-type recombinase/integrase, translating to MSDLAPLLQRFFTDKLDRHLNASPHTKAAYADTFRLLLTYAQQATGIAPSALTLADLDADLIGGFLQHLETERGNSAATRNARRAALRSFFSYASYRAPDAIATISQVLAIPAKRTKTTLVSFLTAAEAEALIAAPDTGTWLGRRDRLLLHLGIQTGLRVSELTSLRVDSIQIGPHSQLECIGKGRKQRVIPLQKNTVQLLNAWFGELPPVPDGPLFPTHAGTPLTRAAVGKLVTRHAATAAERCPSLTDKNVTPHTLRHTCAMSLLHAGIDTASIALWLGHANIQTTQIYLHADLELKRRTLERVPALDERPPARYKASDALIAFLKNR from the coding sequence ATGAGTGACCTCGCGCCGCTGCTGCAACGGTTCTTCACCGACAAGCTCGACCGGCACCTGAACGCCAGCCCGCACACGAAAGCCGCCTACGCCGACACGTTCCGGCTCCTGCTGACCTACGCCCAGCAGGCCACCGGGATCGCCCCGTCGGCGTTGACCCTGGCCGATCTGGACGCGGACCTGATCGGCGGATTCCTCCAGCATCTGGAAACCGAGCGCGGGAACTCCGCCGCGACCCGCAACGCCCGCCGGGCCGCGCTGCGGTCGTTCTTCAGCTACGCCAGCTACCGGGCACCCGACGCGATCGCGACGATCAGCCAAGTCCTCGCGATCCCCGCGAAACGCACCAAGACCACCCTCGTGTCGTTCCTGACCGCTGCCGAGGCCGAAGCCCTCATCGCAGCCCCGGACACCGGCACCTGGTTGGGGCGCCGTGACCGGCTCCTGCTGCACCTGGGCATCCAAACCGGACTCCGCGTCAGCGAGCTGACCAGCCTGCGCGTCGACAGCATCCAGATCGGCCCGCACAGCCAGCTCGAATGCATCGGCAAGGGCCGCAAGCAACGCGTGATCCCACTCCAGAAGAACACCGTCCAACTCCTCAACGCCTGGTTCGGCGAGCTTCCACCCGTACCGGACGGGCCACTGTTCCCGACCCACGCCGGGACACCCCTGACCAGGGCCGCCGTTGGGAAGCTCGTTACCCGCCACGCCGCGACCGCGGCCGAGAGGTGTCCTTCGTTGACAGACAAGAACGTCACGCCGCACACGCTGCGGCACACTTGCGCAATGAGCCTGCTGCACGCCGGGATCGACACCGCGAGCATCGCGCTCTGGCTCGGGCACGCGAACATCCAGACCACGCAGATCTACCTCCACGCCGACCTCGAACTCAAACGACGAACCCTCGAACGCGTCCCCGCGCTCGACGAGCGGCCACCAGCCCGATACAAGGCATCCGACGCTCTCATCGCGTTCCTCAAGAACCGCTGA
- a CDS encoding TetR/AcrR family transcriptional regulator, whose amino-acid sequence METPRDRLVTAMSDLMWERGHAATSPREVRERSTVGQGSMYHHFSGKHPPALAALERNCADLLPGSLELLEGEGTPLAWWRAYLSRDRDALRGCKVGRLTQDPEVASDPELLAPVADAFAQVRGALTRVLSQAFDAGELPASLCPERVAALMSATIQGGYVLAIAAQDPALFHDACQGVLELLDVASSFRRRLARLRRRRLLKERMGRRLATSPDLLNAGPLVLGP is encoded by the coding sequence ATGGAGACCCCGAGGGACCGGCTCGTCACCGCGATGAGCGACCTGATGTGGGAGCGCGGCCACGCGGCGACCAGCCCGCGCGAGGTCCGCGAGCGCTCTACCGTCGGCCAAGGCAGCATGTACCACCACTTCAGCGGCAAGCACCCGCCCGCCCTCGCGGCACTCGAGCGCAACTGCGCCGACCTGCTGCCTGGCTCGCTCGAACTGCTCGAAGGCGAAGGCACCCCCCTTGCGTGGTGGCGTGCCTACCTGTCGCGGGATCGCGACGCGCTGCGCGGCTGCAAGGTCGGAAGACTCACCCAGGACCCAGAAGTGGCCTCCGATCCGGAACTGCTCGCCCCCGTGGCCGACGCCTTCGCCCAGGTTCGCGGCGCGCTCACGAGGGTCCTGTCGCAGGCGTTCGACGCCGGCGAGCTCCCCGCCTCGCTCTGCCCCGAGCGGGTCGCGGCTCTGATGTCGGCGACCATCCAGGGCGGCTACGTCCTGGCGATCGCCGCGCAGGATCCCGCGCTCTTCCACGACGCCTGCCAGGGCGTCCTCGAACTCCTCGACGTGGCCAGTTCCTTTCGACGACGGCTCGCACGACTTCGTCGGCGGAGGCTGCTCAAGGAACGGATGGGACGACGCCTCGCAACGTCGCCCGACCTGCTCAACGCAGGGCCTTTAGTGTTGGGGCCGTGA
- a CDS encoding DUF5131 family protein: MADKSAIEWTEATWNPTTGCDRVSAGCDHCYALTLAKRLKAMGNPKYQNDGDPRTSGPGFGVTVHPDALAIPYTWKRPRVVFVNSMSDLFHARVPMDFIREVFDVMAETPHHTYQVLTKRAHRLTRIAEKLEWPTNVWMGVSVESPHHYDRIHDLAKVPAAVRFLSCEPLLAELPDLPLEGIDWVIAGGESGFQARPVDPEWIRDIRDQCVRARTPFFFKQWGGTTSKSGGRELDGRTWNQMPGLAG; the protein is encoded by the coding sequence ATGGCCGATAAGAGCGCAATCGAGTGGACAGAGGCCACCTGGAACCCTACGACAGGCTGCGACCGCGTTTCGGCTGGCTGCGACCACTGTTACGCGCTCACGCTCGCGAAACGCCTCAAGGCGATGGGAAACCCGAAGTACCAAAACGACGGGGATCCCCGCACGAGCGGGCCGGGCTTCGGGGTGACGGTTCACCCTGACGCCCTGGCGATCCCGTACACCTGGAAGCGTCCGCGGGTGGTGTTCGTGAACTCGATGAGCGACCTGTTCCACGCGCGAGTGCCCATGGACTTCATCCGGGAGGTGTTCGACGTGATGGCTGAAACTCCCCATCACACCTACCAGGTGCTGACTAAGCGGGCCCACCGACTCACGAGGATTGCCGAGAAACTTGAATGGCCGACGAACGTGTGGATGGGGGTTAGCGTCGAGTCACCGCATCACTACGACAGGATCCATGATCTCGCCAAGGTCCCCGCGGCGGTTCGCTTCCTATCCTGCGAACCGCTGCTGGCAGAGCTCCCGGATCTTCCCTTGGAAGGCATCGATTGGGTGATCGCCGGCGGCGAGAGCGGTTTTCAGGCAAGACCCGTGGACCCCGAGTGGATTCGGGACATCCGCGATCAGTGCGTCAGGGCTCGAACCCCATTCTTCTTCAAGCAATGGGGCGGAACCACGTCCAAGAGCGGAGGGCGCGAACTCGACGGTCGGACATGGAATCAGATGCCCGGGCTAGCCGGTTGA
- a CDS encoding FtsX-like permease family protein, whose translation MSTSATGLGTLSLQLTKARFVSRQGESLLYLASILAYAICSALALTVAGGTWMFYNRWQHPFGLIAEVLAVDPSYENFMTFYFVLAVIACGLLVPSVIGLASSAAVLGARGRERRLAALRLLGVSSGDVTRMSLVDTLIQAGIGAVIGTGLYYATLPLWSNISMQGEPLGAHEMWLPWWLLLSVLLGTILIGVFASWWGLRQVRISPLGVARRSSIPGLKVWRLVAFGVAIAAAAVVGRMLATAQAALPMMIMAVVILLAVWGLNLLGPWVLQTLSRLFAKAPSPSIVWAARRIEAKPKATWQRVSGLGLLAFIGGFVALLPMEIRDSKAGSAVTDFVTAARWDFTTGAMITLGIGMVLSAASILITQASAVFEQAEQSRALTKMGAPSGYLSRVSWLETLGPLVLALAMAAALGAAMADPLRMIGGTDTSTGLLILAGVLGAGFVLAVGALAAAEPLQRQVLGVQRRRND comes from the coding sequence ATGAGCACCTCGGCCACCGGGCTGGGCACGCTCAGCCTCCAGCTGACGAAGGCGCGTTTCGTCAGCAGGCAGGGCGAGTCCCTGCTCTATCTCGCCTCCATCCTCGCCTACGCCATCTGCTCGGCGCTCGCGCTGACCGTCGCGGGAGGCACCTGGATGTTCTACAACCGCTGGCAGCACCCGTTCGGCCTGATCGCCGAGGTGCTCGCGGTCGACCCGAGCTACGAGAACTTCATGACGTTCTACTTCGTGCTCGCGGTCATCGCCTGCGGCCTGCTCGTCCCGTCCGTGATCGGGCTGGCTTCGTCCGCGGCGGTGCTCGGAGCGCGTGGCCGTGAGCGCCGCCTCGCGGCGCTGAGGCTGCTCGGGGTCTCCTCGGGAGACGTGACCCGCATGTCTCTGGTCGACACCCTGATCCAGGCGGGCATCGGTGCCGTGATCGGCACGGGCCTCTACTACGCGACGCTCCCCCTGTGGTCGAACATCTCCATGCAGGGCGAGCCCCTCGGCGCGCACGAGATGTGGCTGCCGTGGTGGCTGCTCCTCTCGGTGCTGCTCGGCACGATCCTGATCGGCGTGTTCGCGAGCTGGTGGGGGCTGCGCCAGGTGCGTATCTCCCCGCTCGGGGTCGCGCGACGCTCGTCGATCCCCGGCCTGAAGGTGTGGCGCCTGGTCGCCTTCGGCGTCGCGATCGCCGCGGCCGCTGTGGTCGGCCGGATGCTCGCCACCGCCCAGGCGGCTCTTCCCATGATGATCATGGCCGTCGTGATCCTCCTGGCTGTCTGGGGTCTGAACCTGCTCGGGCCCTGGGTCCTGCAGACCCTCTCGCGCCTCTTCGCGAAGGCGCCCTCGCCGTCGATCGTGTGGGCCGCCCGCCGCATCGAGGCGAAGCCGAAGGCGACCTGGCAGCGGGTCTCTGGCCTGGGTCTGCTCGCGTTCATCGGCGGTTTCGTGGCTCTCCTGCCGATGGAGATCCGCGACTCGAAGGCGGGCTCCGCCGTGACGGACTTCGTCACGGCTGCGCGCTGGGACTTCACCACGGGTGCGATGATCACGCTCGGCATCGGCATGGTGCTCAGCGCCGCGTCCATCCTGATCACGCAGGCCTCTGCCGTCTTCGAGCAGGCCGAGCAGTCAAGGGCGCTGACCAAGATGGGCGCCCCGAGCGGCTACCTGTCTCGCGTGTCCTGGCTGGAGACCCTCGGCCCACTGGTGCTGGCGCTCGCCATGGCGGCGGCGCTCGGCGCGGCCATGGCCGACCCGCTGCGGATGATCGGCGGAACCGACACAAGCACCGGTCTGCTGATCCTGGCCGGTGTGCTCGGTGCGGGCTTCGTGCTCGCTGTCGGCGCCCTCGCCGCCGCAGAACCGCTGCAGCGCCAGGTGCTCGGCGTCCAGCGGCGCCGCAACGACTGA
- a CDS encoding tyrosine-type recombinase/integrase, with protein sequence MNGLRDLLDDYLATRRALGFKLTAPGKALDGFVGWMEEAGEPTIRRDLVIAWAAQFSRGTVLERLNYVRQFAEHVAWFDPATEVPILDGRPYGAHRPRPLIFTSDQIDTLLAAAGRLTPQVRAASWQTLLGLLTVTGMRISEARNLNDDDITTDEDAGDGSGWAKVTDTKFGKSRLVPLHKSTMDAIRRYQRLRDRTFPTRATTAVFVARRGTRIARSTAGNTFREIREAAGLAGGPTGPAARLHDFRHTFATTTLIEHIRVGGDVDQMMPVLSAFLGHVGPEATYWYLSNTPELAAALVERIQANGAGDE encoded by the coding sequence ATGAACGGCCTACGCGACCTCCTGGACGACTACCTGGCGACCCGGCGGGCACTCGGGTTCAAGCTGACCGCGCCGGGCAAGGCGCTGGACGGGTTCGTGGGCTGGATGGAAGAGGCTGGCGAGCCCACGATCCGTCGCGACCTGGTGATCGCCTGGGCGGCGCAGTTCTCTCGCGGCACGGTGCTGGAGCGGTTGAACTACGTCCGCCAGTTCGCCGAGCACGTCGCCTGGTTCGACCCCGCGACCGAGGTCCCGATCCTCGACGGGCGCCCCTATGGCGCTCATCGCCCTCGCCCGCTGATCTTCACCAGCGACCAGATCGACACGCTGCTCGCCGCGGCGGGGAGGCTGACCCCGCAGGTCCGGGCCGCGTCCTGGCAAACACTGCTCGGGCTGCTGACGGTGACCGGGATGCGGATCAGCGAGGCCCGGAACCTCAACGACGACGACATCACCACCGACGAGGACGCCGGTGATGGCAGCGGCTGGGCCAAGGTGACCGACACGAAGTTCGGCAAGTCCAGGCTCGTCCCGCTACACAAGTCCACGATGGACGCGATCCGCCGATACCAGCGGCTCCGGGATCGGACGTTCCCTACCCGGGCCACGACAGCGGTGTTCGTCGCCAGGCGGGGCACCCGGATCGCCCGCTCGACCGCGGGGAACACGTTCCGTGAGATCCGCGAGGCAGCCGGGCTGGCCGGCGGTCCGACCGGACCGGCGGCGAGGTTGCACGACTTCCGGCACACGTTCGCCACGACCACTCTGATCGAGCACATCCGTGTTGGTGGTGATGTCGATCAGATGATGCCGGTCCTGTCGGCGTTCCTCGGACACGTCGGCCCGGAAGCGACCTACTGGTATCTGTCGAACACCCCGGAACTGGCAGCGGCCCTCGTCGAGCGCATCCAAGCGAACGGGGCCGGCGATGAGTGA
- a CDS encoding response regulator transcription factor, protein MTARLVVADDSTLLREGLVGLLERQGFTVVAQETHADGLLDRIRVLKEAGDLPDAVITDVRMPPGMSNDGLKAALQIKAAHPEVAVLVLSQYVAPMYAQELFGLQAAGGTGYLLKDRIAEVADFIASLRLVLSGGVVIDPEVARSMMRSSRSGLGELSQRELEVLELMAQGLSNAQIAEQLFLSGAAVAKHVSNIFMKLGLAPGEENRRVRAILAFLSDSGGVRQ, encoded by the coding sequence ATGACTGCGCGACTCGTCGTCGCGGACGACTCGACCCTGCTCAGGGAGGGGCTGGTCGGACTGCTCGAGCGACAGGGCTTCACGGTGGTGGCGCAGGAGACCCACGCCGACGGACTCCTGGATCGGATCCGGGTGCTGAAGGAGGCCGGAGATCTGCCCGATGCGGTGATCACCGACGTCCGGATGCCGCCCGGGATGAGCAACGACGGCTTGAAGGCCGCGCTGCAGATCAAGGCGGCGCATCCGGAGGTCGCGGTGCTCGTGCTCAGTCAGTACGTGGCGCCGATGTACGCCCAGGAGCTGTTCGGGCTCCAGGCGGCGGGCGGCACCGGCTATCTGTTGAAGGACCGCATCGCCGAGGTCGCCGACTTCATCGCCTCGCTGCGGCTCGTGCTCAGCGGGGGAGTGGTGATCGACCCGGAGGTGGCGCGCTCCATGATGCGCAGCAGCCGTTCCGGCCTGGGGGAGCTCAGCCAGCGCGAACTCGAGGTGCTCGAACTGATGGCTCAGGGCCTCTCGAACGCGCAGATCGCCGAGCAGTTGTTCCTCTCCGGCGCGGCGGTGGCAAAGCACGTCTCGAACATCTTCATGAAGCTCGGCCTGGCGCCGGGCGAGGAGAACCGGAGGGTGCGCGCGATCCTCGCGTTCCTTTCCGACTCCGGGGGCGTGCGTCAGTAG
- a CDS encoding AfsR/SARP family transcriptional regulator, protein MPSDGDDGWREYVDAAGAIRDELVLPRGSDPESEPGAAVVPAPDAEVLDVAATTTDDLQQLAPHVPDKVRAAVEGADPDLEADLAAWAAGTRPHLRLLGPIQARTGTTGKPTAVAKRKAFYTELLAFLVLHPQGVTIDQVVDAFGSDATQMRVHLSKVRSWLGVDPTTGGNYLPDATKSPAGIARGMGIYQLVGVLADIDLFRRLRARGQARGTEGLNDLLVALGLVTGEPFTGQRGRGWAWLADGVRIDQHMVCAVVDVAHTVTIAALHAGDLELARSATETALLTAPYEDTPRLDLAAVVAAEGDRQSAERILRDDVSNRADDGDAPDDLPERTAELVASAPWLKKGRVA, encoded by the coding sequence ATGCCCAGCGACGGCGACGACGGCTGGCGTGAGTACGTGGACGCCGCCGGAGCGATCCGTGACGAACTCGTGCTGCCCCGAGGCAGTGACCCCGAGTCCGAGCCGGGTGCGGCGGTGGTTCCAGCCCCGGACGCCGAGGTCCTCGACGTGGCCGCGACCACCACGGACGACCTGCAGCAACTCGCTCCGCACGTACCCGACAAGGTCCGGGCAGCGGTCGAGGGCGCCGACCCCGATTTGGAAGCCGACCTTGCGGCCTGGGCCGCAGGCACCCGACCGCACCTGCGGCTCCTCGGTCCCATCCAGGCGCGCACCGGTACCACCGGGAAGCCCACGGCCGTCGCGAAGCGCAAGGCCTTCTACACCGAGCTCCTGGCGTTCCTGGTGCTGCACCCCCAGGGCGTCACGATCGATCAGGTCGTCGACGCCTTCGGCTCCGACGCCACTCAGATGAGGGTTCACCTGTCGAAGGTTCGAAGCTGGCTCGGCGTCGACCCCACGACCGGTGGCAACTACCTGCCCGATGCCACGAAATCCCCGGCCGGCATCGCCCGCGGGATGGGCATTTACCAGCTGGTCGGCGTCCTGGCCGACATCGACCTGTTCCGTAGGCTCCGCGCGCGTGGCCAGGCCCGCGGTACCGAGGGCCTCAACGACCTTCTGGTCGCCTTGGGGCTGGTTACGGGAGAGCCATTCACGGGACAACGAGGGCGCGGATGGGCTTGGCTGGCCGACGGTGTCCGCATCGATCAGCACATGGTGTGCGCCGTGGTCGACGTGGCACACACGGTCACCATCGCGGCGCTACACGCCGGCGACCTTGAACTGGCCCGAAGCGCCACCGAGACAGCCCTGCTCACCGCTCCTTACGAGGACACCCCCCGACTGGACCTCGCGGCTGTCGTCGCGGCCGAGGGCGACCGGCAATCCGCCGAACGCATACTTCGAGACGACGTCAGCAACCGCGCCGACGACGGCGATGCCCCAGATGACCTACCAGAGCGAACCGCCGAACTCGTCGCCAGCGCTCCGTGGCTGAAGAAGGGACGCGTCGCCTGA
- a CDS encoding three-Cys-motif partner protein TcmP, protein MTMDVLWQQEPATEAKHRLYKRYLDAWFPILLQQSWVERVTYVDAFAGPGEYEKGEEGSPVFALDRLLTHDARARMNLSRDRVTLIFIEGNAARHRHLSELLVRRFGPLDELPVNVVVKHGRAEVDTLPLLNQVGAWGSPILAIFDSWGNVGVPLHHLETISSNPASEVIVTFGPNWFSRREKEEPHSLDQVFGGPQYWSPSDKSLDPQERWRSWLETYRDAVLRAGFKFCIPFQVLPKTGQPLNLVFGTGHERAVSAFKDAMWKVDSSDGMRFCDPRTTVAREAAMAAIRPTLFEDVDAPDPELLAFIADSLRSGPKTLEVIRDFLLRETARWLPKHAADGVRYMHDEGRIARTPATGRLTKTTVLELVVSQPASPGI, encoded by the coding sequence ATGACCATGGATGTCCTCTGGCAGCAGGAGCCAGCAACGGAGGCGAAGCACCGCCTTTACAAGCGCTACTTGGATGCTTGGTTTCCCATCTTACTCCAGCAGTCGTGGGTCGAACGGGTAACATACGTCGATGCGTTCGCTGGCCCGGGTGAGTACGAGAAGGGCGAGGAGGGGTCGCCGGTTTTTGCTCTCGATCGTCTGCTTACCCACGACGCCCGCGCTCGAATGAACCTGTCCCGTGACCGGGTCACTCTGATCTTCATCGAGGGAAACGCAGCGCGGCACCGACACCTCTCCGAACTGCTGGTCCGCCGTTTCGGTCCGCTTGATGAGCTCCCCGTAAACGTAGTCGTCAAGCACGGCCGCGCCGAAGTTGACACCCTGCCGCTCTTGAATCAGGTCGGTGCGTGGGGCTCTCCTATCTTGGCCATATTCGACAGCTGGGGGAACGTCGGTGTTCCCTTGCACCACTTGGAGACCATCTCTTCCAACCCGGCGAGCGAGGTCATTGTCACGTTCGGGCCGAACTGGTTCAGCCGTCGGGAAAAGGAGGAGCCCCACTCCCTCGACCAGGTCTTCGGCGGTCCGCAGTACTGGTCTCCAAGCGACAAGTCCTTGGATCCGCAGGAGCGCTGGCGATCTTGGCTAGAGACGTACCGGGATGCGGTTCTCCGTGCCGGGTTCAAGTTCTGCATCCCGTTTCAGGTTCTCCCGAAGACCGGGCAACCGCTCAACCTAGTCTTCGGCACGGGCCATGAGCGCGCAGTAAGTGCGTTCAAGGACGCCATGTGGAAGGTGGACAGTTCAGACGGGATGCGGTTCTGCGACCCGCGGACGACTGTTGCGCGAGAGGCGGCCATGGCCGCAATTCGGCCGACGCTCTTCGAAGACGTCGATGCGCCGGATCCCGAGCTCCTCGCGTTCATCGCGGACAGTCTTCGGAGTGGACCGAAGACCCTGGAGGTCATCAGGGACTTTCTGTTACGTGAGACCGCGAGATGGTTGCCTAAACATGCTGCTGATGGGGTTCGCTACATGCATGATGAAGGCCGCATCGCACGGACGCCCGCAACGGGAAGGCTCACGAAGACAACCGTTCTGGAATTAGTAGTGTCTCAACCGGCTAGCCCGGGCATCTGA
- a CDS encoding tyrosine-type recombinase/integrase, translating into MVIHRDQCRADARDVLDEFEAWLLRERSTQEGTAAAYTARVAGFVEWLPAPVDQSLKTLTAAMLTQWVNLEAARGLKASTLSKQLVMLRSFLQFCHRSGRTGQDFSGVVPHAAAWRLSSIPDPVPSGTIEALFGTLDLRSAKGMRDRAILMLLTGLGLRACEIAGLRLGDIGWRTGTLRIRGKGDRVDELPLPEDVGQALEDYVLHGRGGRTAGEEVFWTVIDPVQPLTANGVCGTVRQICVKAGVEKFGPHRLRHTFATGMLASGATLQEVQGLLRHAHLRTTAIYTKVDKNRLSALVTEWPATASGRWSR; encoded by the coding sequence ATGGTGATTCATCGTGATCAGTGCCGCGCTGACGCGCGGGACGTGCTGGACGAGTTCGAAGCGTGGCTGCTGCGGGAACGGTCCACGCAAGAGGGCACCGCTGCTGCCTACACCGCCCGCGTCGCGGGGTTCGTGGAGTGGCTTCCCGCGCCGGTCGATCAGTCGCTGAAGACGCTGACTGCGGCGATGCTGACGCAGTGGGTGAACCTGGAAGCGGCACGCGGGCTGAAGGCATCGACCCTGAGCAAGCAGCTGGTGATGCTGCGCTCGTTCCTGCAGTTCTGCCACCGGTCAGGGCGGACCGGGCAGGACTTCTCCGGGGTCGTGCCTCACGCGGCGGCATGGCGGCTCTCGTCGATCCCTGACCCGGTCCCGTCCGGGACGATCGAGGCGTTGTTCGGCACTCTCGATCTGCGGTCGGCGAAGGGGATGCGCGACCGGGCGATCCTGATGTTGTTGACCGGTCTGGGCCTGCGGGCCTGCGAGATCGCCGGCCTGCGGCTGGGCGACATCGGTTGGCGCACCGGAACCCTGCGCATCCGTGGGAAGGGCGACAGGGTTGACGAGTTGCCGCTGCCCGAGGATGTCGGGCAGGCGTTGGAGGACTACGTGCTCCACGGCCGCGGAGGCCGGACTGCTGGCGAGGAAGTGTTCTGGACTGTGATCGACCCGGTCCAGCCGCTGACCGCGAACGGTGTCTGCGGGACAGTCCGGCAGATCTGCGTCAAGGCCGGGGTGGAGAAGTTCGGCCCGCACCGGCTGCGGCACACGTTCGCGACCGGGATGCTCGCCTCCGGGGCGACCCTGCAAGAGGTTCAAGGGCTGCTACGCCACGCTCACCTGCGCACGACCGCGATCTACACCAAGGTCGACAAGAACCGGCTGAGCGCACTGGTCACCGAGTGGCCGGCAACGGCATCGGGCAGGTGGTCACGATGA
- a CDS encoding GNAT family N-acetyltransferase — MSIEIRRAGELAAAELYDLLRLRTDVFVVEQECAYPELDGRDLLADTVHLWVTEEGELLGTIRILHADGGRPIVGRVATARSARGRGIAARLMERGLALCGPTVEIELHAQDHLEGWYGRFGFVRDGEGYLEDGIAHVPMLRPAAPA; from the coding sequence GTGAGCATCGAGATCCGCCGGGCCGGGGAACTGGCCGCCGCTGAACTGTACGACCTGCTGCGGCTGCGCACCGACGTGTTCGTCGTCGAACAGGAGTGCGCCTACCCCGAGCTGGACGGCCGCGACCTCCTGGCCGACACCGTGCACCTCTGGGTGACGGAGGAGGGGGAACTGCTCGGCACGATCCGGATCCTTCACGCCGACGGTGGGCGCCCGATCGTTGGGCGGGTCGCGACGGCGCGGTCTGCGAGGGGGAGGGGAATCGCGGCCCGGCTGATGGAACGTGGCCTCGCACTGTGCGGACCCACCGTCGAGATCGAGCTGCACGCGCAGGACCACCTCGAGGGCTGGTACGGCAGGTTCGGCTTCGTCCGCGACGGCGAGGGATATCTCGAGGACGGCATCGCGCACGTCCCGATGCTGCGGCCCGCTGCCCCGGCCTAA
- a CDS encoding sensor histidine kinase translates to MAFRRRRETDSHEAQRAWEIEELARSRRIIVDAYEVERRRIERDLHDGTQQYLVAAAMKLGEAMLSPSVDGDPALKELLTQARSSLSAGLEALRTAVRGIHPTILTERGLAAALTDVAASSAADVRIVCPNPLPELPEGVLAASYFFATEAIANAAKQAPGASVTVLLVADERLKVSVVDTGPGGARIKPGHGLSGLRERLAAFGGEMTISSPEGGPTQVAASVPLLLFRGEPGVAL, encoded by the coding sequence GTGGCGTTTCGACGGCGGAGGGAGACCGACTCCCACGAGGCACAGCGCGCCTGGGAGATCGAGGAGCTTGCCCGGTCCCGGCGGATCATCGTCGACGCCTACGAGGTGGAACGACGCCGCATCGAGCGCGACCTGCACGACGGCACCCAGCAGTACCTCGTCGCCGCCGCGATGAAGCTGGGCGAGGCAATGCTCTCACCCTCCGTCGACGGGGACCCGGCGCTCAAGGAACTCCTGACCCAGGCCCGCAGCTCGCTCTCCGCCGGCCTCGAGGCCCTGCGCACCGCCGTCCGAGGGATCCACCCGACCATCCTCACCGAGCGGGGGCTCGCCGCGGCGCTGACCGATGTGGCCGCCAGCTCCGCCGCCGACGTGAGGATCGTGTGCCCGAACCCGCTGCCCGAGCTGCCCGAGGGGGTGCTCGCGGCGAGCTACTTCTTCGCGACGGAGGCCATCGCCAACGCGGCCAAGCAAGCACCGGGGGCGAGCGTGACCGTTCTCCTCGTCGCCGATGAGAGGCTCAAGGTCTCGGTCGTGGACACGGGCCCGGGTGGGGCGCGGATCAAACCGGGTCACGGGCTGTCAGGTCTGCGCGAACGGCTCGCGGCCTTCGGCGGCGAGATGACGATCTCGAGCCCAGAGGGTGGGCCGACCCAGGTGGCGGCGTCGGTGCCGCTGCTGCTGTTCAGAGGGGAACCGGGGGTGGCGTTATGA
- a CDS encoding ABC transporter ATP-binding protein, translated as MTPHSPNSPSAPAQPVLSTLDITKLFGQVRALAGVSLEIAKGETVAIMGPSGSGKSTLLHCLSGVIVPDDGEVRFDGSTLSGLSDRDRSHTRLRRFGFVFQDNQLIPELPARENVALPLMLTGTSRGKALKEADEMLRRIGIADLGTRRPGDMSGGQAQRVAIARALVGRPSVVFADEPSGALDQATGHEVMQLLTTTVSLIGASLVLVTHDPNVANWCSRLVEIRDGLVHSDGVLAARGGAL; from the coding sequence ATGACACCGCATTCCCCGAACAGCCCCTCCGCCCCGGCCCAACCTGTGCTCTCCACGCTCGACATCACCAAGCTCTTCGGCCAGGTTCGCGCGTTGGCCGGAGTGAGCCTCGAGATCGCCAAGGGTGAGACGGTCGCCATCATGGGCCCGTCCGGCTCCGGCAAGTCGACGCTCCTGCACTGCCTCTCAGGCGTGATCGTTCCCGACGACGGCGAGGTCCGCTTCGACGGATCCACCCTCTCCGGGCTGTCCGACCGCGACCGGTCGCACACCCGGCTGCGCAGGTTCGGCTTCGTCTTCCAGGACAACCAGCTGATCCCGGAGCTGCCCGCCCGCGAGAATGTCGCGCTGCCCCTCATGCTCACAGGCACCTCGCGCGGGAAGGCACTGAAGGAGGCCGACGAGATGCTGCGCAGGATCGGCATCGCCGACCTCGGCACGCGTCGACCAGGTGACATGTCGGGAGGCCAGGCCCAGCGCGTCGCGATCGCCCGCGCCCTGGTCGGCAGGCCAAGCGTCGTCTTCGCGGACGAGCCGAGCGGCGCCCTTGATCAGGCGACGGGGCACGAGGTGATGCAGCTGCTGACCACGACCGTCTCCCTGATCGGCGCGAGCCTCGTGCTCGTCACGCACGACCCGAACGTCGCGAACTGGTGCAGCCGCCTCGTCGAGATCCGCGACGGGCTCGTCCACTCCGACGGGGTCCTCGCCGCCCGCGGGGGTGCCCTCTGA